GTTTGCAGTGGTGCACGAGGTGGGTGCGGTGGCCAACGGTGTTCACCAACTCAGCTCCTCCGAAGTGGAAGAGCTCATCCACAAGGCCGACGAGATCACCTACAGTGATGGTGAGGGGACCACACCCAAGAGAGTGGCAGAGTCTGAGACGGTGGCAGTGGCAGTGCCAGCAGAGGGTGAGCCCACGCCTATTAAGGAGATTACAGGAGTGGAAGCCAAGCCACCAGCGACTACCCCACAGCCGGAGGTGAACGAAGCCAGCACAGAGAACCCGGTCACCATGGTGTTCATGGGCTACCAGAACGTGGAGGACGAGGACGAGACAAAGAAAGTGTTGGGGATGGAAAGCACCACTGTCAAGGCCGAGCTGGTGGTTATCGAGGATGGAGAAAATAAGAGTGCTCAAAGTGCTCAGAGTGAAGCCAAGGAGGAGCAAGAGGCTCCTCCCAACGGCGGTCCGGCCGAGCCGGTCAAAGATCAGGAGACCTCAGGGGAGGCTGGGGAGCCGGAGAGCGGTGCCGGCGAGGTCAAAGGCAAAGAGAAGCAGCCATGCAAATGCTGCTCCATCATGTGAGCCAAGGGGACACTCCCACCGAGGAGGGGTTGTTAGAACTTGACGCTCAGAATGGTGCACCGTGACACCACGCAGACAAACCGACACCGACgcaaaaagagaggagagaaaacatCTTGTGTCTTTTGATAGGAAGCTATTGTTTTCTTACTTCATTCGTACCGGTTTTATaatttcaatgattttttttttttttttttttttcccctttatattttttcccctccttccTTCGTCTTCTCCGTTTTGGTTTTGTGACTGAAACAAATGCTCTCAATGAGTGGagcctgattttttttctttattatttagttttttactctcttgctaaaacaaaaaaaaatcaaaatgccaAGCATCGCTCGCCAAACCCTTGGTTTTCCTGCTTTCACCTCCTATTCGCAGCCATGGATTTTTGTAGTCTTACCTTTCCATATGAAGGACTCTGATATCTCtgaaactatataatatatatgagtcatttattttttaaatatatttattttattttaacttccgTTCTCGAGCTCCCTATTTTGTTTTAAGAAGAAGCATGGTGTGTGTGAAGTGCTCTCTTCCCCTGCTAatggagttttattttattttattttttgtctttcttcTAAAAGAGGACATCTGGGGGAGAGGATTGATCATCTCATTGGGAAATTGTGAAAAGGGACTGCCTAAGCTGTGAGAAAAAAACTTTTTCCTGCTATTTGCAAacgtggatttaaaaaaaaaaaaaaaaagtaatgtggGACTCTAATGTGGAAACATATGCCATACTGATACTAAACTGCAGTAGTCCTCGCAATCGAATGTCAATGGTGGGGAAGCTTTACAGGTCTATTGAGTTCAGATTTGCAGTGCagcatgtaagtgtgtgtgtgtgagtgagagagcgagagacttgGTGATGgtgctgctttttaaaatggtgAACCATTCTGATCTGTTTCAGACTTtggcaaaaaaacaaatcaaaacacacatgCACTCCTAGGTGGCACAGTGCCGCACTTCCTCACCTCCTTTTATCTAACCTGTaccttccacacacacatacacacacacacactcaaacacacaaataaatgcatgCCTGCATTTCTCTCTCAGTTCAGTCAATTCTACATTCTTTGTCTGCTTGGAcactttttacatttgtttttattctaaGACATATTTAAGGATTAACCAGTATTAAAGAGAGCACTCTTTCATATTGAAACGTCGGACTGAGGAAATTATGTGaatttctttctctctgccttgATTTCCTtgcttttcagtattttttttcctcagtttaTAATCCTTAGCACCTCTACCCATCCGTGAGCCCCTTTAAACCCACTGAGCCCTTTTTTGTATGGATGGATTTTGTGGATTGTCAGTTTTGAGTATTCAAACAGCCTGAGGTGTAGAGAAAGCTGGTTATAAAGCGAGGCGGCTCTGCTGTCAGTCCAGGGTGGCACGCTGTGCCAATTTACACTGCCTTCGGTCTCCTCTCAGGCAGAGCCATCCGCAGCGAGAAATTCCCGATTTGCTGGAGCCAAAACCTATGCAAGAACCCTCATTTACGCAAGTCAGCATCAGCCACCTTTATCCATTCCATTCAGTTTCGATTATaatgatgtgtatgtgtgtgtgctgctaaACTTAACAACCAAGCACTACCCCATGCACTCACACTCCCAGTTCCGAATGGCTTGGAAACTGCTAGAAAataattatgaagtgttaccgAATTATTTAAAGGATTTCATCACCATGTAGTCTTGTTCTGGTAAGTCACATCACGCAAAACATCAGCATGCCAAAAAGTGTTACACCCCTGAATGCTGAAAATATTGAAGCATCCGGAACAGAAAGTAAGTCATATGCATCATTTCCTCTGCAGCACTTACAGTTTACTCATCCCCTTACCTTAATGATTCAATGAATTAAGAATACTGTCAGTAAACTATTGAGATACTGACCATTTTATTCCCCTCCAGAATGACAAGTAACTGGTTCAGCAGGCAGGATAAAACAGTGAGACACTTTGACTGACCAGCAACATTCACCAGACCTTAATCTCGGTTCTCAGTCTGGAACAGAAGATGAAACGCTACAGTGAGCAAATAAAATGGCTAGTTCATGGTTTAAAATGGACAGGAGCATCTCAAGAAAGGTATGTAAGCTGTACTGCTGGGATATACTCCAACTTGTTTTGATTTTTGGGTATCTGCAAAATATCTGCAAAGGTTAATAAGTTTTGGAGATAAACACAAGGCTTAGATCGGATAGAGCAtgtctagctaacatcagctagaggaTTTGACATCAGCTAGAGGGTTTGACGTCAGCTAGGGGATTTAACATCAGCTAGAGGAGTTAACATCAACTAGAGGAGTTAACctctagctaacatcaactagaggagttaacatctagctaacatcagatAGAGGatttaacatctagctaacatcagttgAAAGTGACATTGAGCTCTATCAGAggagttaacatctagctaaaattagctacaGGAGTTAAAATCTAGCTAATATCAGCCAGAGGAGTTCACATCTAACCTTGAGGAGTTGGCATCTAGCTGACATTATCTTAAAGAGTTAAAATCTAGCTACACTAGTTACACTAGCTAGATACACTAGCTGAATCAGCTCTAGGAATTATGCTGCTCATTGTGTATGTCAAAGAAAATAATTATATCCCACAAAGTTAAGTGTTCTAGTTTCCAAACAAATAGTTAGTTAAAGTCAAAAGATTTTAAAGTTCACAAAAACTGGTTTCACTGTGGTTTCCCAGTGTTTTATGGTGACTCCAGTACCAGGTTAGCTTGGTTAGCATAGGTCCAGGTTAGCATTTTAGCATAGACCAAGGTTAGCATTGTAAGCATTTGCCATTGTTAGTATTGTTAACATAGGCACAGGTTAGCGTTGTTAGTAAAGTTTTGAGTTGAGTTAAAAACAACAGATTGTGGTATTTTGCACAGATACCTTTCCCCAGATTGAATTAAATTGTTCTGTGTATTGCATATTGCAGTATAATATACATACTCATTTGAGTACAAGCAAGTCTGTCACCTACAGTCCTGCTTGTCATTAAAGTGGTGTTTTTCTGACTAGCTTGTTAATCTGTATGTTTTATAAATCATTTTATGCTctgaaatgaaaatgaatgaatgccCTAATGCTTAAGTACTCCTGCAAATCTTGAATCATAAAGTGAGGGGATGCGCCAACAAGCGGTGAAATGATGCATTTACTACTCGTTTTTTTGGTGGTGCATTTTATATCGGTTGAAGTTGGCGTTAATTTTAGTGCTAGAAGTGTTCATCCTTGTATTACAGAGACTGACTGCGTTATGGATTCTCATGGTGCTATTCTAtcatggttctttttttttttcttttttctttttttttttaagaaatgcatttttttcagCCAGCCCAGCCTCGCAGTAGCTACGATTAGCAACATTTACTATATTCCAGTGTATAGGATTTACCCTAAGAACATCTCACGTCTGTGTTTTTATCGTTTTAAGCATGTGTGCTAAAATGAatttacttttattaattgtattaatttactTTGTAAACCAGTAGTGAACCACATTATCAGCTAACCTGTTTTTATTTAGGATCATGaaattgcgttttttttttttttatctttaatttacTTCAGTACCCTAGTCTGAAGGTAATATGTTTGGGACTGCTTGGTAGTTGTGTGagcgtgttggtgtgtgtttgtgtccatgcGAATGTTTTCAAgtgtatgtgtttgagtgtgtgtgtgtgtgtgtgtgtgagagagagcatgtgtgCATTCCTTTCAGAACACAATGGCATTAGCAGTAATCTTGTCTATATAACTGCACTTATTCTGAGAAGAAGATTTCCGCGGGGAATCTTTGGTGTGTGCCTTGTGGCTAGAATAGTTCAGACAGAGAGCCAAAGGTGGACAGAGCTAGTGGAAAAACCCCTTTGTGTGTCCATATGATACAAACCATGAGACCTCCTGTCCCATTCACAAAGACGCATGCTTTAGTTTTCACGGGTGTACTGCAGCGTCAGTGGAGCTTGCATGGCCATGTGGAAGTTCTAATCTTCAAGCAGCTCCTCTTGATACCCCTGCCCTTAAAGCAAAGGCCTCAATAAAATGAGGTACTTACCCAAAATGTAGTCAATTAGCCAAGACGGGTTTGGTGCCCAAAGTGTGCTAGTGCAAAAAAAAGGCTGctagagctatgaggctaatgtagcttgcACCAATTCCAGCTGGCTAAAAACAAAACTACTGCAAAAATGGTCTGTTTTGATGGCTGAACATTGTGAACGTGGTCAAACGCTTACAATACATTCACAACACAAATCTGAACACTTTCTAAATTCATACACTGTACAAAATCTTTGAGCAGTCAGTTATGATAACTTATGATAACTATGATAAAAATAAGTTTTGTGATTTTAACTAAAGATTGTGTTGTCAGCTTTTATATTAGTTTAAcgaagtggaaaaaaaaataagtacagttaaaaaaaaacatttattggtgTAGTCTgaggaaaacgcagcaactcTGGGAAAGAGCgctatccacccacccagagagaaagaccaattttgctctctcaggactctggcagctgatggcaagctgcatgactgagattcgaaccagcaatctcccgatcatagtggcagcgctttagagcgctggaccactcggcgacCCAAGCTGCGAAAATGTTTTTACAGTATAGCACATTCACAACACATTTACAGTCATATTAAACAGCTCTCATACTTGTACCCTTCAAATGTTTTGATTTACATTGCTAAcattttatccaaagcaacttttatttaaatccTGTTACACTGATTGGGGGAAAGGGTAGCCTGGCCCCAAGGAATCTGGCACCAAgggctcttattggtgtagtgtggTGTGCTTGCCTGACCACTGAATCAAGCCCCAGTCTGTCAGAGGAAtcgggtggtgttatccactatgctgCACCAACCATCAATAATTAGAAAGGTCTGTTAATTGCTTTGTAaggttttaaacacatttatgtattTACCCTACATAAAACATAGGtgattttagttttaattggCAATTTACCTAAATTGTGTGTCTGTATcttttattaaaacacaaaattGAATTATCACATGATGCACAGTAGGTACTTTAATGAAAACAAACTTATTTTTAACAAACTTGTCATGGAGTCCAGTGTGTGATGATTCAGATGGCCTTTCCACACTGCTAGCTAATTGAAATACTTAAGTATCCATTACTTAGCCACATTAGCCACGCACTGTAGCTCCAGTAAAAAACATAAGCAAAGAAACCGCACTCAGCAGTCTCCGCTGTTCGACTACATTTGGGAATAAGGCGAAAATGATGTAAATTAGCCAAGCCATTGCTTTAAACCCCCAACCACTATGGCAGACGAGCAAAAACTGACCCCAGAGCAGTGAATCCGGGCTTCCTCTACCATCGCCCTGACTAGCACAGCACTGTGAGCAATTATAGTTACCTCAGACTTCTGCTCTGCACCGCAACCTACTGTTTGTCAGTACTAACATTCCAGTTCCGACGTGTTCCACAGCCCTGAATGCCTTGTAGCCCGGCCGCCTCCGGCCTGGCCTATCTCTTTGTAAATGTGCATGCCTTTTTATAGCTATATCCATCATATATCTACATATCCATATCCATGTTGGGTGAtgtctactcctcctcctcctctcataCCCCTCGTAGTCGACCGAAGCCTCCCTTCCCTTCTCCCATAATGTCAGTGAGATAGATGTATTGATCATAGTGTCTAGAAGCATGATCAGTGAAGGAGCTGGACGTCCTGAGAGCGTGGACAAGGTCGCTTCCTCTGTTTCTTCACTGAAGGACCGGCCTCTCTTAGCCTGGggaatgagtgtgtgtttgtgtgtgtgtgtgaatgtatgtttgtGCTCCCACTGCCACTGCTCTGTGCTTTGTCAGTTGTGAAGGTCTGCTTTCTTACCGAATTAAAAGTGCTGTAGAACGAGTTTGAAATGAGATATTAAAATGTGATGTGCTTTAAATAAGTcgttgagtgttttttttattattattttgatgcTCTTTTTGATCTTTTAGCACAATGTTGTGATGTCAGGGTTAAATAATGAACATGTTttaattcagcctacagcagtttaggccTCCTTTTCCCATTTAAGTAGGGAAATCACTAGAGATTTATGttagcagttagcagtgctaaccaggCCTGCCTAGCAGCGCTACACAGCCACGGTTAGCAGAGCTACTCTGtcgcagttagcagcatagccagccgcGATTAGCTGGGCTACGTTAATCCGTTGTGCCtaatagtccgaaaaatacggtactaacaCACAGATCACACAAAGACACAAGCAAAGTTTCTTGCAGTAGCAGCTCAGAATAGTATAGTTCAGAATAACCAGTGCATTTGCTCTGTAGTTGCATTCCTCTTTAATAACCTGGATGACAGACTTTTTTGGATGATGTGAcagcagaaaatatatatatttgtattaatgtgCATTCTTTTTTGTTATACATTATATTCCTTatagctttttctttctttttctctattttctatttctctattttttttcttcttcccctcctctactcctctatcccattttttccctttgacctcctttaggccctatctaaagatgtttttacctttaacttctattacttttgtacttcactattgtaagtcgctttggacaaaagcgtctgacaaatgtaatgtaatgtattttttctaCTACTCTCTCTACTttctcccccccacacacacagacactgaatAGCATTGCAGTCCAACACCTCCTTCTAGATGCTACTACCACTTTGAGAATGAGGGTATAATTAAGCAAATGCAAACTCAAACTGTTGGGCCCAATCCCATATCACCCCATAGGCCCTACCATATACACTCCaaggtgtcccaattcttgttaggctggaggggtagggaaAAGaaatagggcttgttagccctttatAGAGAgttttttcagaggcacactttaaACCgagggtatgagaatcactggtaagatggcggaacaagtgaccaaagaaactcacaatGTAAGTATTGTCTTAGTTAAAAGTGACTATTAGCACTATATTAACataatttaatgtgtagttttagtgATTTATGacagaattcttcataacaagcatacaaaagattgctagtagtttgtctcggTAGCTAgctcccgttccaccttaaatggtgcaacagatggcaggggctgcagcatttaaggcggaacggaaaaataaaataaaagcaaatcaaagctaatttcagctctccgtcacagaggaattaaggaatggacaataataattaatttctgcaccattaTCCCCCCTTTTCTGACAACATACAATGCCACAAAATTAGCTAATCACCAGCAACAGCTAGGTAAATGAACTTACTGTATCagtgctcctgatgacgtatccgGTGCATGAAGGGCTGTCCCAATTTTTAGGGGGAAGATTTCaacccttccccttgtaactctgttgcAAAGAGGAAGTGTTACCCTCGAAAAGAAGGGTTGGGGTTAAGTGGTAGTGTCAAGAggtgaaatgtgattgggcctTGGTGTACCATTCACATAAAAATGCAGTTTTCATAGCTCCAGATATCAAATGCTCAGCCAGGAAAAGTTCAGCACAGAACAGACATGAGCAAATATTTGAACACTCATCTGACGGTATGTTTATTATATGAAAAAGTATATTGTGGTCAGATTTTTTTGGCCTTATCCAGTCGTAGCCCTGCTGCAACCACACTGTTTTTCAGTGCTAATCTAGGAGAGGCCTTAGCGTTCTTGTTGCTATTGTCGGAGGCTAAAGGCTCTATGAGGTGAGGTGGGGCCGCATTATGTGGATGGTAGTCGGCTATTCTTTGCTTTTGTCTAGGGCTTGCTGATGGTCAGCAGCATTCCGGCCTGATATCCCTgctctcagcacacacacacacacaccgacctCACAcgtgcatgtacacacacacacacacacacagctgtagcCAGAATATAACAACACGGGGCTGGCTGCCATCGCACTTGCTTTGGCCTTTGTCTCTTTGGCTAATACCTCCTGGACCACACACTCAATTGGTGATGCActgaaatgcacacacacataaacgcACAGGAGCTTTACCAGAGCCATCCAGTACAAACCACTACCAGTGGGCCAGGATTTAGCATCAGGCCTGGCTGGCAGAGTGGGGGCATCTCTACACACTGGGATGGAACAGACTGTTGTCTTAACCTCGATCTGACTCGGACATCGTTAAGAATGAGGTGAGCGTACACACCTGCTGTAGACATTCTGACTGATAACAAATGTACAATTCATGCTGCAGACTTTAATCTGATGCAATACATTG
The DNA window shown above is from Astyanax mexicanus isolate ESR-SI-001 chromosome 16, AstMex3_surface, whole genome shotgun sequence and carries:
- the palm1a gene encoding paralemmin 1a isoform X4; the protein is MCLLQRFRMSEALSQQERLQAIAEKRKKQTEIENKKRQLEDDRRQLQHLKSKALRERWLMDGAPSAGSEEDEAKKQLQEDEAKTKGLEEAILRMEQELEELETGVSATSTKENLSDVAQQEETKAVDNKVVGETIKVIREIKEVKVHVSPRLEKSRGDSDMMRAVVHEVGAVANGVHQLSSSEVEELIHKADEITYSDGEGTTPKRVAESETVAVAVPAEGEPTPIKEITGVEAKPPATTPQPEVNEASTENPVTMVFMGYQNVEDEDETKKVLGMESTTVKAELVVIEDGENKSAQSAQSEAKEEQEAPPNGGPAEPVKDQETSGEAGEPESGAGEVKGKEKQPCKCCSIM
- the palm1a gene encoding paralemmin 1a isoform X5, whose amino-acid sequence is MCLLQRFRMSEALSQQERLQAIAEKRKKQTEIENKKRQLEDDRRQLQHLKSKALRERWLMDGAPSAGSEEDEAKKQLQEDEAKTKGLEEAILRMEQELEELETGVSATSTKENLSDVAQQEETKAVDNKVVGETIKVVHEVGAVANGVHQLSSSEVEELIHKADEITYSDGEGTTPKRVAESETVAVAVPAEGEPTPIKEITGVEAKPPATTPQPEVNEASTENPVTMVFMGYQNVEDEDETKKVLGMESTTVKAELVVIEDGENKSAQSAQSEAKEEQEAPPNGGPAEPVKDQETSGEAGEPESGAGEVKGKEKQPCKCCSIM